The following coding sequences lie in one Aspergillus puulaauensis MK2 DNA, chromosome 3, nearly complete sequence genomic window:
- the pdx1 gene encoding putative pyruvate dehydrogenase complex component Pdx1 (COG:C;~EggNog:ENOG410PKBH;~InterPro:IPR036625,IPR004167;~PFAM:PF02817;~go_function: GO:0016746 - transferase activity, transferring acyl groups [Evidence IEA]) has protein sequence MASNYTIRHIPGVLAKCQPRVVARTSRRLASTSAPQTQNPAYPLYPSVTQLLHEKGIPDSEVSKIPASGPKGRLLKGDILAYLGLVASDYPASQASRIEKLGHLDLSNIKIAPPPAPAAPEPAAEKPVSKAPPTISVAVSISLATVLHVQRKLQKSLGVTVPLSTFLARATDLANDDLPRSPNAKQSSSEIFDEILGAETIKATRGEYIPELNALDGPTEAPPTQSVKEDLIDFLSGASTKKRAPQIVETESFEPEQALNVFSLTVPAGEEKRARTFLERVKTLLTIEPARLVI, from the exons ATGGCTTCCAACTACACCATTCGCCACATCCCGGGCGTTCTGGCCAAATGCCAGCCCCGTGTCGTCGCCCGCACCTCGCGGC GCCTCGCTTCCACCTCCGCTCCCCAAACTCAGAACCCCGCCTACCCGCTCTATCCATCTGTTacccagctcctccacgaAAAGGGCATCCCCGACTCCGAAGTATCCAAGATCCCCGCTTCAGGCCCCAAGGGCCGCCTCCTTAAGGGAGATATCCTCGCATATCTTGGTCTCGTTGCATCAGACTACCCCGCCTCTCAAGCATCCCGGATCGAGAAGCTCGGCCACCTGGATCTAAGCAACATCAAGATCGCTCCTCCACCGGCaccagcagccccagaacCGGCAGCCGAGAAGCCAGTCTCAAAGGCACCTCCCACAATATCAGTTGCCGTCTCAATCTCCCTGGCCACTGTTCTTCACGTCCAGAGGAAGCTCCAGAAGTCCCTCGGCGTGACAGTCCCACTCTCCACCTTCCTCGCCCGTGCCACCGACCTAGCCAACGATGATCTCCCCCGTTCACCAAACGCTAAACAATCCTCCAGCGAGATCTTTGATGAAATCCTCGGTGCAGAGACTATCAAGGCTACCCGCGGCGAATACATCCCCGAGCTCAACGCCCTTGACGGACCCACCGAGGCACCACCCACCCAGTCAGTGAAGGAAGACCTCATCGACTTCCTCAGTGGAGCTAGCACAAAGAAGCGCGCGCCACAGATCGTCGAAACCGAGTCTTTCGAACCCGAGCAGGCTCTCAATGTGTTCAGCTTGACCGTTCCcgcgggcgaggagaagagggcccGCACTTTCTTGGAGCGGGTTAAGACTCTTTTGACCATTGAGCCAGCACGCCTAGTTATATAG
- the SMC1 gene encoding cohesin subunit SMC1 (BUSCO:EOG092606CY;~COG:D;~EggNog:ENOG410PH43;~InterPro:IPR010935,IPR003395,IPR027417,IPR036277, IPR028468,IPR024704;~PFAM:PF06470,PF13555,PF02463;~go_component: GO:0005694 - chromosome [Evidence IEA];~go_component: GO:0008278 - cohesin complex [Evidence IEA];~go_function: GO:0005515 - protein binding [Evidence IEA];~go_function: GO:0005524 - ATP binding [Evidence IEA];~go_process: GO:0007064 - mitotic sister chromatid cohesion [Evidence IEA];~go_process: GO:0051276 - chromosome organization [Evidence IEA]), translating to MGKLIRLELYNFKSYKGHHVLLFGDAYFTSIVGPNGSGKSNSMDAISFVLGIKSSHLRSTNLRDLIYRGRVLRTSKVDADGNAVDGETNGVEPTQDENDVEQSQDPSGTHDPRTAWVMAVYEDDAGEEQQWRRSITSQGVSEYRINNRVVTAQQYNEALEAENILIRARNFLVFQGDVEAIASQSPKDLTRLIEQISGSLEYKAEYERLKAEAEESAEQQTVQLNRRRAINSELKQYQEQKREAENYARKAEERDQAVITHILWKLFHFQRMIDDSSAEIQKYQDELKEYRRGVEKYERNVEEAKKSHARVGRDVATAEKNIVKKEKEIEESTNALVPIDEKVDITKKKAERFNSRIAEIGKERETQQASFKQLQKDLKVVEKAQAQWEADWQKTLSKQGGQLSQADQQEYNKLKEEVNKRSSAEQLKLDNLKRQKKTDVEAYNSLKSKFESTQWQLQALETDTKSLGERKATANETVKTTSKDIEKKKKELNAITSERLRVSQMRTEYEEKLQVVLKKLLEADDGKKQTEREFRAKELISTLKRIFPGVKGRVSDLCKPKQKKYADAVSTVLGRHFDAIVVDNEKTAKECIQHLRDQRAGQATFIPLETIQVKAPNSNLKGLHRAMRPAIETVDYDDSVARAIIYACGNAIVCDDLATAKYLCYERHVDAKAVTLDGTVIHKGGLMTGGRGPQQNSKRWEDSEVENLFKLKDKIMADLTNLPKGHRRGTEEETLQGELVGLEQRLAYARDELKALERNLKDKRTELDFVKRQLEDLRPKYTEKKESLDELDEAIATSQDSVSSVEDEIYQKFCKRLGYSDIREYEVQQGSLHEEAAQKKLEFTTQKSRIENQLSFEQQRLQATTDRINSLQTQHKRDADLIEELEAEQEEVRNKLDELHAELELLREKLEEEKERYGGSAENLAQHRRELQKRSRDVESTLKYINGFETEIQRNSSSRYALLRRCKLEDIDVPLTEDSNPLDQLPIDELVQGADPDAMDIDEDTQANGDFTVQDYGIEVEFDSLGDTLKEDSDEKLEEELLDKVRSLNGDLDKMTPNARAIERLESVENKLRGTEKDFEQARKHARKSKDDFEEVMRRRSELFNKAFSHISEQIGPIYRELTRSQNYPLGGQAYLDIEDSDEPYLDGIKYHAMPPLKRFRDMEHLSGGEKTMAALALLFAIHSYQPSPFFVLDEIDAALDNTNVARIANYIHDHAAPGMQFIVISLKNGLFQNSEALVGVYRDQSENSSKSLTLDLRKYI from the exons ATGGGGAAGCTAATTCGCTTGGAGCTGTACA ATTTCAAGTCCTACAAGGGCCACCATGTGCTGCTTTTTGGTGATGCCTATTTCACATCGATTGTCGGACCCAACGGGTCTGGAAAATCCAACTC GATGGATGCGATTTCATTCGTGCTAGGAATCAAATCATCGCACCTACGATCAACGAACTTGCGCGATCTTATTTATCGAGGCCGTGTCCTGCGCACATCTAAAGTCGATGCCGATGGAAACGCCGTGGATGGAGAGACCAACGGGGTTGAACCGACTCAGGACGAAAATGACGTGGAACAATCCCAGGACCCTAGCGGAACACACGATCCGAGGACGGCCTGGGTTATGGCCGTCTACGAAGATGATGCGGGAGAGGAACAACAATGGCGACGATCCATTACTAGCCAGGGAGTGAGCGAGTACCGAATCAACAACCGTGTGGTGACCGCGCAGCAGTATAACGAGGCTCTGGAGGCggagaacatcctcatcagaGCCCGCAACTTCTTAGTGTTCCAGGGTGATGTGGAAGCTATTGCCTCGCAGTCCCCGAAGGATCTTACGCGCCTGATCGAGCAGATTTCTGGAAGTCTGGAGTACAAGGCGGAGTATGAGCGGCTCAAGGCGGAGGCCGAGGAATCCGCCGAACAACAGACGGTCCAACTTAATCGCCGCCGTGCCATCAATTCAGAGCTCAAACAGTATCAGGAGCAGAAGCGGGAAGCCGAGAATTACGCGAGAAAGGCAGAGGAACGCGACCAGGCCGTCATTACCCATATCCTGTGGAAGCTTTTCCATTTTCAGCGCATGATTGACGATTCGAGCGCCGAGATTCAAAAGTATCAGGACGAGTTGAAAGAATACCGCCGAGGCGTGGAGAAGTATGAGCGAAATGTCGAAGAGGCAAAGAAGTCTCACGCCAGAGTCGGCCGCGACGTGGCTACGGCCGAAAAGAACATCGTgaaaaaggagaaggagattgaaGAGTCAACCAATGCCCTTGTTCCGATTGATGAGAAGGTCGACATtacgaagaagaaggcagagagATTCAATTCCCGCATCGCTGAAATCGGCAAAGAACGCGAAACACAACAAGCTAGCTTTAAGCAACTGCAAAAGGACCTCAAGGTGGTTGAGAAAGCTCAGGCTCAATGGGAGGCTGATTGGCAAAAGACCCTGAGCAAACAGGGTGGTCAGCTCAGCCAAGCTGATCAGCAAGAATACAATAAGCTTAAGGAAGAAGTTAATAAACGGTCCTCTGCTGAACAACTCAAACTTGACAATCTCAAGCGCCAGAAAAAGACCGACGTGGAAGCATACAACAGCCTGAAGAGCAAATTCGAGAGTACGCAATGGCAACTTCAGGCGTTGGAGACCGATACGAAATCCTTGGGCGAACGCAAGGCGACTGCTAATGAGACCGTCAAAACAACTTCGAAAGATAttgagaaaaagaagaaggagctcAACGCCATCACATCAGAGCGGCTACGGGTATCGCAGATGCGAACGGAGTATGAAGAGAAGCTTCAAGTTGTTCTGAAGAAACTTCTTGAAGCAGACGATGGCAAGAAGCAGACGGAACGCGAATTCCGAGCGAAGGAGTTGATCTCGACCCTGAAGCGCATCTTTCCCGGTGTTAAAGGCCGTGTTAGCGACCTGTGCAAGCCCAAGCAGAAGAAATACGCTGACGCCGTGAGCACTGTTTTGGGCCGTCATTTCGATGCCATCGTTGTAGACAACGAGAAGACTGCCAAAGAGTGTATCCAGCATCTTCGTGACCAGAGAGCGGGCCAGGCTACCTTCATTCCCTTGGAGACCATTCAAGTCAAAGCTCCGAATTCCAACTTGAAGGGCCTGCACCGTGCCATGCGCCCCGCAATCGAGACAGTTGACTACGATGATTCCGTGGCGAGAGCTATTATTTACGCTTGCGGTAACGCTATCGTGTGCGACGACCTCGCGACCGCCAAGTACCTATGCTACGAGAGACACGTGGACGCAAAGGCCGTCACACTGGATGGGACCGTGATCCACAAGGGAGGTTTGATGACCGGTGGCCGCGGCCCTCAGCAAAATTCCAAGCGGTGGGAAGACTCGGAGGTGGAAAACCTCTTCAAGCTGAAAGACAAGATCATGGCAGATCTAACCAACCTACCCAAGGGTCACCGTAGGGGAACTGAAGAGGAGACATTACAGGGTGAATTGGTTGGTTTAGAGCAACGACTTGCCTATGCCCGTGATGAACTCAAAGCCCTTGAACGCAACCTGAAGGACAAGCGTACCGAGCTAGATTTCGTCAAGCGGCAGCTTGAGGACCTTCGACCCAAGTACacggagaagaaggagtCACTGGATGAGCTTGACGAGGCCATTGCCACTTCCCAAGATTCTGTTAGCAgtgtcgaggatgagatctACCAGAAATTCTGCAAACGTCTTGGGTACAGCGATATTCGCGAGTATGAAGTGCAACAAGGTTCGCTGCATGAAGAGGCTGCGCAGAAGAAACTCGAGTTCACAACGCAGAAGAGTAGAATTGAGAATCAACTCAGCTTCGAGCAACAACGGCTGCAAGCTACCACTGATCGCATTAACAGTTTGCAGACCCAACACAAGCGGGATGCAGATCtgatcgaggagctcgaggccGAACAGGAGGAGGTGCGCAACAAGCTCGACGAGCTTCATGCTGAACTCGAGCTTCTCCGCGAGAAactcgaggaggagaaagagaggtaCGGTGGTTCTGCTGAGAACCTTGCTCAGCATCGGAGAGAGCTCCAGAAGCGCAGCAGAGACGTGGAATCTACCCTGAAATATATTAATGGTTTCGAGACAGAGATCCAGCGTAACTCATCCAGCCGATATGCTCTTCTCCGACGTTGCAAGCTCGAGGACATTGATGTTCCATTGACTGAGGACTCGAACCCGCTTGACCAGCTTCCTATCGACGAGCTTGTCCAAGGAGCCGACCCAGACGCGATGGACATTGATGAAGACACACAGGCAAATGGCGACTTCACTGTGCAGGACTACGGCATTGAGGTGGAATTTGACTCTCTCGGCGACACTCTTAAGGAG GATTCCGACGAGaaacttgaagaagaactGCTTGACAAAGTCCGAAGTCTCAATGGCGATCTCGACAAGATGACGCCGAATGCACGTGCGATAGAGCGTCTCGAGAGCGTAGAAAACAAACTTCGAGGCACAGAAAAGGACTTTGAACAAGCGCGGAAACACGCCAGGAAATCCAAGGACGATTTCGAAGAGGTGATGCGCCGACGCTCGGAGCTCTTCAACAAAGCCTTTTCCCACATTTCCGAGCAGATCGGGCCCATCTATAGGGAGTTGACTCGTAGCCAAAATTACCCCTTGGGAGGACAAGC TTATTTGGATATCGAGGACTCCGACGAGCCGTACCTAGACGGCATCAAATACCATGCTATGCCGCCGCTGAAGCGCTTCCGAGACATGGAGCACCTCTCGGGTGGCGAAAAGACCATGGCCGCATTGGCTCTTCTGTTTGCCATCCACTCGTACCAGCCCTCGCCTTTCTTCGTCCTGGATGAAATTGATGCCGCGCTCGACAATACCAATGTCGCTCGTATCGCGAACTACATCCACGACCATGCGGCACCTGGAATGCAGTTCATTGTGATCAGTTTGAAGAACGGATTGTTCCAGAACAGCGAGGCCCTGGTCGGAGTTTACAGGGACCAGTCAGAGAACAGCAGTAAATCACTGACGCTTGAT CTACGCAAGTACATCTAG
- a CDS encoding GABA permease GabA (COG:E;~EggNog:ENOG410PIX6;~InterPro:IPR002293,IPR004756;~PFAM:PF00324,PF13520;~TransMembrane:13 (o25-44i56-79o91-112i119-144o150-169i181-204o224-247i259-283o309-330i363-383o389-411i423-447o459-480i);~go_component: GO:0016020 - membrane [Evidence IEA];~go_component: GO:0016021 - integral component of membrane [Evidence IEA];~go_function: GO:0022857 - transmembrane transporter activity [Evidence IEA];~go_process: GO:0006865 - amino acid transport [Evidence IEA];~go_process: GO:0055085 - transmembrane transport [Evidence IEA]), with protein sequence MKDIPADDDVQLAALGHRPELKRNFSMLSMLGLAFAILNSWTALSSSLNLSLGSGGCASVVWGLVTAGICNISIAASLAEFLSAYPTAGGQYHWVAAISWHRWMPIISWITGWANVSGWLALTATGGLLGSTLIMGIVSLVYPLFEFQKWHQFLIYIGINVIAFVINAFMGSGLPHVTKGAFIWSLSGFVIISITILSCASPNYHTGEFVFSEFINQTGWPDGIAWLLGLLQGGLGLTGFDGVAHMIEEIPNPSVVGPRIMIGCVGIGIFTGLIFLIVLLFVAGDINQVIESAATPLLQIFHDATGSNAGSICLLMFPLICLIFAATAIMTTSSRMNYAFARDGGLPASPFFSKVHTKLGVPLNGLFLTFFCVIIFGCIFLGSSSAFNAIISSSVVMLDISYAIPIAVNCIRGRQMLPERAFVLPHTLGWIVNLIALAYIALTTVLFMFPPELPVTGSNMNYCVAAFGIIVIVSTIQWIVDGRKNFSGPRVDTEVLAAVGGAPSIDEGAAEHRENK encoded by the exons ATGAAAGACATCCCAGCGGATGATGACGTGCAATTGGCCGCCCTTGGGCATAGACCCGAGCTGAAGCGGAATTTTTCAATGTT GTCAATGTTAGGGCTTGCCTTTGCCATTCTGAAT TCATGGACCGCTCTATCATCCAGTTTAAACCTTAGTCTTGGGTCTGGCGGCTGTGCCAGTGTTGTATGGG GTCTGGTTACGGCTGGTATTTGCAATATTTCCATTGCCGCGTCGCTTGCAGAATTCCTCTCTGCTTATCCTAC CGCCGGTGGACAGTACCATTGGGTTGCAG CTA TTTCATGGCACAGATGGATGCCAATCATATCGTGGATTACAGGCTGGGCGAATGTCTCTGGCTGG CTGGCTTTAACTGCCACTGGTGGATTGTTAGGAAGCACTCTCATTATGGGCATTGTTTCTCTGGTTTACCCG TTATTTGAGTTCCAAAAATGGCACCAGTTTCTCATATATATCGGAATTAACGTTATTGCATTCGTCATCAACGCCTTTATGGGCTCCGGCCTCCCGCATGTCACCAAAGGTGCCT TCATCTGGTCTCTTAGTGGATTTGTTATAATCTCTATCACGATTCTCTCATGCGCATCGCCCAACTACCATACTGGAGAATTCGTATTTTCCGAGTTCATCAACCAAACAGGCT GGCCTGATGGTATTGCTTGGCTACTTGGG CTGCTGCAAGGTGGTCTCGGTCTCACTGGATTT GACGGTGTTGCGCACATGATTGAAG AAATCCCAAACCCCTCCGTGGTCGGACCTAGGATCATGATCGGATGCGTTGGAATCGGGATTTTCACCGGGTtgatcttcctcatcgtcttGCTTTTTGTTGCAGGAGACATCAATCAGGTCATTGAGTCTGCTGCAACACCTCTCCTGCAGATCTTCCATGACGCGACGGGAAGCAACGCAGGATCGATCTGTCTTCTTAT GTTTCCGCTCATCTGCCTTATCTTTGCGGCCACCGCCATTATGACCACAAGCAGCCGCATGAACTATGCATTTGCGAGAGATGGCGGGCTGCCTGCCTCACCCTTCTTCAGCAAAGTCCACACAAAACTTGGCGTCCCTCTCAATGGTCTGTTTCTGACATTCTTCTGTGTTATCATATTCGGATGCATTTTCCTTGGCTCCTCAAG TGCATTCAACGCCATTATTTCTTCATCAGTGGTCATGCTCGATATTTCGTATGCTATCCCGATTGCGGTAAACTGCATCCGTGGCAGACAGATGCTCCCTGAGAGAGCGTTCGTTCTGCCGCACACTCTCGGCTGGATCGTTAACTTG ATTGCCCTTGCATATATAGCGCTGACTACTGTGCTTTTCATGTTCCCTCCGGAGCTGCCAGTGACAGGCAGCAATATGA ACTACTGTGTTGCTGCATTCGGAATCATCGTCATTGTATCGACCATCCAATGGATCGTTGATGGCCGAAAGAACTTTAGCGGGCCTCGCGTGGATACAGAAGTATTGGCCGCGGTGGGCGGTGCCCCGAGTATTGACGAAGGTGCTGCTGAGCATCGGGAGAATAAATAA
- a CDS encoding uncharacterized protein (SECRETED:SignalP(1-18)), with amino-acid sequence MHLACVLAFLSASALTLGAPIDSNNAQPGPSTVVDGEIAMASPPSINNAHGAIENIESMPEPESIDKRFYYNNYTPLEKRFYYNDYRPLERRTSNMGINGLKQMQPEWDPATTNMDMDMDAHDKRFYYHHYTPLERRFYYNNYTPLEQRNVESEPEAESLDKRFYYNHYTPLEKRFYYNNYTPLERRNVESEPEAESLDKRFYYNHYLPVEARDMESMEKRFYYNNYEPLAQ; translated from the coding sequence ATGCATCTCGCTTGTGTTCTCGCCTTCCTCTCGGCCTCCGCCCTTACCTTGGGCGCACCCATCGACAGCAACAATGCCCAGCCTGGGCCATCGactgttgttgatggggagATAGCAATGGCCAGTCCTCCttccatcaacaacgcccaCGGGGCCATCGAGAACATTGAGTCGATGCCTGAGCCTGAGTCCATTGACAAGCGCTTTTACTACAATAACTACACTCCCCTCGAGAAACGCTTCTACTACAATGACTACAGACCCCTCGAGCGACGCACTTCGAACATGGGCATCAACGGTCTCAAGCAGATGCAACCCGAGTGGGACCCTGCCACTACCAatatggacatggacatggacgcCCACGACAAGCGCTTCTACTACCATCATTACACACCCCTTGAGCGACGCTTCTATTACAACAATTACACTCCCCTCGAGCAACGCAATGTTGAGTCGGAGCCTGAGGCTGAGTCCCTTGACAAGCGCTTCTACTACAACCATTACACGCCCCTCGAGAAACGCTTCTATTACAACAATTACACGCCCCTCGAGCGGCGCAATGTTGAGTCGGAGCCTGAGGCTGAGTCCCTTGACAAACGCTTCTACTACAACCACTATCTGCCCGTTGAGGCGCGTGATATGGAGTCCATGGAGAAGCGGTTCTACTATAACAATTATGAACCTCTTGCTCAGTGA
- a CDS encoding oxidase ustYa family protein (COG:S;~EggNog:ENOG410PPF9;~InterPro:IPR021765;~PFAM:PF11807;~TransMembrane:1 (i48-69o);~go_process: GO:0043386 - mycotoxin biosynthetic process [Evidence IEA]): MFLTGFWQPTPREHKFQAVKTETDDDDEIDSEGLISARKKMGKTTVSIPWIFFTTANLVILGITVSLILSVQSTQTHEKNAILRPVSWWSPVLDDIEIPSYTTTLNGTLFALPEISIAREEPGPENDAIWAQFEKVLTHVVTREDVIKLGKDPDTVSRFDNEYWGLGDDAYMVQLDVMHQIHCLNMLRKAAFEEYPGYEPELDTKDRMWWVHLGHCTDILLQNLQCNANTEVLTLAWVEDRHPPWPDFSVNRKCRNFQTLIDWQRDNAVDVAKFDNMPLPKDAFVWPSPWKKQDSELGVVLGQHHLQEGDGELQEGSNHTHFKPRRSLV, encoded by the exons ATGTTTCTCACCGGTTTCTGGCAGCCCACTCCACGAGAGCACAAATTCCAAGCTGTCAAAACCGAGactgacgatgacgacgaaaTCGACTCTGAAGGGCTTATTTCAGCTCGAAAGAAGATGGGAAAGACTACTGTCTCCATTCCCTGGATCTTCTTTACGACTGCGAATCTCGTCATATTGGGCATCACGGTTTCCCTGATTCTTAGCGTGCAAAGCACCCAGACTCACGAGAAAAACGCCATTCTTAGGCCGGTTTCATGGTGGT CGCCTGTTCTCGACGATATAGAGATCCCGAGCTATACGACGACTCTGAACGGGACACTCTTCGCCCTACCAGAAATTTCGATTGCCCGCGAGGAACCAGGCCCGGAGAACGATGCGATCTGGGCGCAGTTTGAAAAGGTCTTGACGCATGTTGTAACGCGCGAGGATGTCATCAAGCTGGGCAAAGATCCAGATACGGTGTCTCGGTTTGATAACGAATACTGGGGGCTGGGGGACGACGCATACATGGTCCAGCTTGATGTGATGCAT CAAATACACTGTCTGAACATGCTGCGCAAAGCAGCATTTGAAGAATACCCAGGCTACGAGCCTGAGCTGGATACCAAGGACAGAATGTGGTGGGTCCATCTTGGCCACTGCACTGACATCCTGCTACAGAATCTGCAATGCAATGCGAACACAGAGGTCCTGACGCTGGCGTGGGTGGAGGACCGCCACCCCCCGTGGCCAGACTTCAGTGTGAATCGCAAATGCCGCAACTTCCAGACATTAATTGACTGGCAGCGCGACAATGCCGTTGATGTGGCCAAATTCGATAATATGCCGCTTCCCAAGGATGCCTTTGTGTGGCCGTCTccctggaagaagcaggactCGGAATTGGGCGTGGTGTTAGGGCAACATCACCTGCAGGAAGGAGACGGTGAGTTGCAAGAAGGATCAAACCATACGCATTTCAAACCCCGTAGGTCGTTAGTATAG
- a CDS encoding uncharacterized protein (COG:S;~EggNog:ENOG410PU6K;~TransMembrane:2 (i109-126o146-163i)), which produces MFARQFAFRALGQPCPKSSMPPVFYPSSPTWRYFSSTASRTKAATKVKQPQKKIPYRETKPSSQPKSPSQPEETLKFAGRRPMGFAKLERKVAKEGEIMLFKAPSHRSYVLGAYGIAFFCFAYSVYNSNAVFRDPIVTLPMWQQGLAGGICVVMSVMGTVFLVKTGRLIKSVKAVNSNGQAYLRFTVRRMIPFRKPMEFDALPRQIAFSRRLVVSPDAHRADRAQDPIGSKSTSFFTAPTKKLSMLLYRAFRSVRQIFTQEDFILLEIEGQKGSFRMDSAGYVSEDFLVVGNPVSVKRPSN; this is translated from the coding sequence ATGTTTGCTAGGCAATTCGCATTCAGGGCGCTCGGGCAACCATGCCCCAAGTCTTCTATGCCACCAGTTTTCTATCCATCCAGTCCGACATGGCGATATTTCTCCTCGACCGCATCCCGAACGAAAGCGGCTACCAAGGTGAAGCAACCGCAGAAGAAAATACCATATCGTGAAACGAAACCTTCATCACAGCCTAAGAGCCCATCCCAGCCGGAAGAGACTCTGAAATTTGCCGGACGTCGGCCAATGGGCTTCGCAAAACTAGAACGAAAGGTCGCTAAAGAAGGCGAGATAATGCTATTCAAAGCGCCGTCGCATCGCAGCTACGTCCTCGGCGCCTACGGAATCGCGTTTTTCTGTTTCGCATACTCGGTGTACAATTCTAATGCTGTTTTTCGAGATCCAATTGTGACCCTACCCATGTGGCAGCAAGGCCTGGCTGGAGGCATTTGTGTTGTGATGAGTGTTATGGGCACCGTCTTTCTGGTCAAGACCGGAAGATTGATCAAAAGTGTCAAGGCAGTCAACTCAAATGGCCAGGCATATCTGCGCTTTACAGTGCGGCGCATGATCCCGTTCCGGAAGCCTATGGAATTTGACGCGCTACCCCGTCAAATTGCTTTCTCACGTCGTCTGGTTGTCTCGCCTGACGCACACCGCGCAGACCGAGCACAAGATCCAATAGGCTCGAAGAGCACTAGCTTCTTTACAGCACCCACAAAGAAGTTGAGCATGCTCCTGTATAGAGCCTTCCGCTCTGTTCGACAAATCTTCACGCAGGAGGATTTCATCCTCTTGGAAATTGAGGGCCAGAAGGGCTCGTTTCGGATGGACTCAGCAGGCTATGTCTCAGAAGATTTTTTGGTCGTAGGGAACCCTGTCTCGGTGAAACGCCCGAGTAACTAG